The sequence gcatttggttTGAATGAGCTCAATTTACTGAGAAATCCAAACCATCTGGATGACTGCCTTGTCCTCATTTACCACTCTGCTAATCTCTGTGTCATCTGCCAATTTCATCAGCAGTGATttcatatttacttccagatcattggtaaaaatattaaatatcatcAGCCTTGAAGAACCCCACTACAAACACTTCCATTCAAAGATTATTCCCACTGATTATTCCTTTTTGAAATCTGTCAGTTATGTCTGTCCATATAGCATGAGTTTTATTGATATTGTCTACATTTCACCAGCCAGCTCTTTCAGAGCTCTTGTTATCTGGTCCTGATGCTTTTAGAATACTTATCCCTAGTAGATGCTGTTTTAACATCCCCCTTAGTTACTAAAAGGCGGGGAAGCAGTTCATCATCCTCATGTAATCCAAATACATCAGTtggcttctttccaaatacagaacagaaatatttattaaacacttctgccttttctgtatcattttattaataattttaccATTTTCACCTAGTAATGGGCCTGTCCCATTAttgggatttcttttgttcctgatatactttaaaaccactccttattgtccttagttctgccagccatggattttttcTGGATGGCTTTAACTTTCCTTATCAATCTTCTACACTTCATAACCTCTAATGTATATTGTTTGCCATCCGCCTCACTTTTTTCCATAGATATATCTGCCAGATggaattggcagcaacaagggctggggcTCAATGTCTAGGGATTCCTCTTACCAGTACAAAACAGAACCATCTCAAACCCCTACCCAGTAATCTGATAAAACTAATTAGCACCCTTGGGCACCTCTAAGAGTCAATACTTACCCACTCAGAAACattgagtctgtgtataacaCAAGAAAACTTTTGTTAAAAGGGAAATAGAACCCAGCATTaccttgggaaaacaccacaaccatgaTTCAAAAGCATGTAACCATAAGCAACACTCACCTCACAGTCCCTTCGGGCAGTGtcctttgtctcagtttcccatcttgaAGCATGAAAATCtgacaaatgtccctttaacataccactcccctctccctgcactgcaCCCTACTCACAGTTGGCTGTTCTTAGTCAGTGAAGACCCTTAGTTCAGAGGTGCACTCCCCTGGattcacctcccacccctgaaaagggagggggagtgccaagcagtgtctctgctgctgcttccactgTACTCTGCCGCCGTTAGCTATGTGCTACTACCTCTGTTGCTGTTACCTCTGCCGCTGTTCAGCAATGCTGCTGTCATCAGTGCTGCTTGCCACTCACTACCACTTCTGCAATGCCCATTTTGAGGTTCCACCACTTAGCCcagctcttagccctggtctacactgggagtgggatcgatctaagctacgcaacttcagctgtgtgaataacgtagctgaagttgacgtacttagatcgacttaccgtggtgtcttcaccgcggtgagtcgactgctgccgctcccccgccgactccgcctgcgcctctcgtggcggtggagtatagcagtcaatgggagagcgcttgggggtcgatttatcgcgtctagactagacacgataaatcgatccccgctggatcaatcgccaTTCGgtgagtagtgtagacatacccttagtgatttCCCTGGACAGCGAGGAACCTCTCTACTGTTGCTTCTTGTCTTTCATTACAACACTGTCCTCACACCAGGTTGAAGGCTTAGAGCTGCTcaacagtgatttcagctctagtaacCACCCAACAGAAACAAGAACTTTTAATTGAGTTTACTCAACTCTCCCTTTGAACACTAAAGAGAAGAGAATCAACTAGTATCTAGAACCCTTTAAAGCAGAGCCCCCCCACTAGATAAAAACATCTATCCCTAACCCCTCTAACTTTCACTGGGATGTGACATCCctaccccctgcttagcaagtggGTTTGAGGTTAGGGTGTCCCCTtcaatcagggcatgctaagcacagttctgctgccctttattcatacagtaaggataacaacatttcattatccCTGCATTCAAAGTGTTTTGTATCCcaaaaccagccaaaagtgatcactttggcaatgcagctctgtctgctgaaCACCTAGGTGTGTGTATGCACATATAGTCCGGTCCTGAagtcttcctcccctccccccatttctttTTGCTGAGTTTTCTTTCTGCTGCCGTGGTTGAAACTCCTGCATGGGGATGGGGATCATTACTGAGACAGCCCTTCACCCCAGTTTGTTTCCTATCAGTTACACTTCATATTGCCCTTTACCGAATGAGGCTGGGAATTAAATACTTCTTTTTTACCTTATTACTTCTGAAGAAATGGACAAAGAAGAGAATTGTATAATAACCAGTAAACCTCTACTGTGATCTGTCACTGCAATTTCACCCTTCCACCCCTCCTGAGAAGTGGTGGCATGATGCTTCTCCCTCCCCAGACTTTCCAATTCAGATGAGTTTGGAGTTAAAGTGGAAATGTGTTAGAAAAATAACAACAGGGTTTTATTCAGAGGTCAAATTCAAACTAGCACAAAGTGCAGTGAATACCGTATCTCGTTTGAGCCAGTTACAGAGTGAGCCCCACTTCTCGCCCACTCCCTCTCCACCCTGAGTTTCCCAACACAGCTTTTCATCAAGATACTAACAAGGGATGTAACtggctctcaatctctcctgctgaagaacCTCTtcattataaataattaaatatttatttaagaaagaggAGTCAAAGCAGGAGTTTGACTCTGTAGCTCAGTGGTCAGGGCAAtcccctgagatgtgggagaggCCCGgctccaaaaatatttcatttatatcaagtggaacagctgcagcaggggagactGAGACATAACCACCCCAGAATACTCAACgactcagtggttagagcactcacctgggatgtgggagaactgacttcaaatccctgctccaactCAGGCAGAACAGGGATATAGACTGGGTCTCTCACATTATAGGGGagtgctctgtccactaagcTAATAAGGTTATTAGTTGCATTATTGTAGCACATAGGATCCCTAgttgtggaccaggaccccattgtgctaggcactgtacaaacagaataagaagacaattcctgccccaaagagcttacaatcttgaGCGTAAAGCAAGAGACTTGTAGGGGAATAAAAGGAAGCAATGAGACAATAATGGTCAGGACGATTGGCATTCTAACCATTGTCAATATATTACAGGCATcacggcaaaggagagttttgtgGATGTATTTGACGGTGGATGCTTTATGGATGTTTTCAGGGAGCCCCTCCCAAGTGTGCTGAACAGCGTGGGAGAAAGTAAAAAGATGCTTGTCTGAAAATGTAACCTGTggccaatggaggctggcatGATGGGCCCATCAGAGATGAGCATCAACAGTTCAAtagcaaatgagagatgataggtagggtgggaaATGGCCAAGAAAGGACTAGAAGGTGAATATAAGCAGCTTAtatttgatgtgatagagaagggagagccagtggagggattaaAAGCTAGGGATGACATAGGCAAAGTGACAGTAAACACGTACACAcatatgtgtatacacacacccaCCAAATTTCTGACCTGCTTGCTCCTAGCTGTCTCTGTTCAAGGCCTGCTCTGATAGgtatgctctgagcatgcctctgggatcaggccctgcaggtgaCAAAGGCAGGGTATTGCCTAGGCTGACAATCCTACCAGGGGTTATGCATGAGCTAGGGAACCAAGCAGCTCAATGGCATCAGGAATTAGGTGATTTTGTGTATGTCCacaggcagaaacttaggtgcttAAGGAATTTAGGTAGCTAAAGGGTTAGGCACCAGCTGACCAGAggtttgaggatctcagtggtgcctaaatgttggtcttaggcacctaaaatgTCTACATCCCTTTGTGTATCTAGCTCTGTGTACCTGAAAGTGTGAGAAGAACAGTGTTCCAGTGAGGTTAATGGTATTACCCCCACTCACATGATGGAGACACCCCCTTTTCTCTGACTCCACCTTTCCAGGGTCACAAGGGTCCTCCAATCCCTTCCTATAGAGCTGCAAGAGGGTCCCTGGAAATGGTGATAGCTCCATTAATGTAAAATGGGAGGTTAATTTCTGAGTGGCTGGGTCTTCATCTGGTATGGGGTCTGTGAGAGCGGGCGCAGGAATAAGGGTAACTGAGTTAACTGTCCCTTTTACCCTGAAGTCTCCAGAGATTCCTCAGATTTTGGATCaactgaaaaggaagaaaaataattgatTCAGGAAGACAAAAACAATCAGTAAAATGTCATTCTCTTCCATGATCTGCAGCTACCAGGGCGATGGTAGGCTACTATTAAGagctttcccttcaccctgccctggttcttgtcatgcagacagaaagtaGAAGAGCAGAAGTAGTGCACCTCTGATCCTACCCCTTATAATGTATGGTCATTTTGGAGGGTTTTCGGTCTGGGGGCTTCAGTACCACCTCTTTCATGTCCCATGGGAGgagtaaggagtgaggttgtgctccaGTCAGGGACAGggatttctttggcttttagtgtttcttataccttcccctcccatcccccttgcCCTCCCGACTGGCTGCTTGACCTTATCTCGGGAGAGGAGTtgaggcaggactgtccttcaagTGACTGCTTTTATATTACATACCCATTCTGCCCAACAACACTTTAGCACTATCTCTTATCTCTTTTCACCTGATCTGCTTGTGGGCAGATGTAACACCCAGtatctttgttctttgttcacacatattagtaagaatataaaaatatcaaaagtcAAATGAGCAAACaagacccaaaattctatctcaggcaaaTATACAGGTCTGAGTACTACATTATCATCACTAACACTCCTAAGAGCTACCCCCTCTCCTACCCAGCAAGAGACACTGTAAGAAGAGAAGCTGGAGAACTAGCTATGGAATCATCTCCCAGTTACTCCATTTCCAGCTTCTCCCTCAAGGAGGCAAAATGGAAAGGAAGTAGGCGCACGAAGTAGGAGGGGAGCTCCCAAATACTCCGGTCCAGGCTTCTCCCAGCAAGGCTGCTGTAGGGAAGGAGGCAGGACAGCTGGTTGTGACGGAGCTTCCCGCTATGCTACTCCCTGCAGGAAGCACTGTAATTAGAGTGGCAGGAGTGCTGGCTGCAGCAGGTGCTCCAGGCTACTCCAGTCTCTGCGTCTCACAGCCAGCGGCACCATCGGGAGCAGGAGATGAGCTCTGACTGTGGAACCTCAGTCTAGGGAGAGGGCTGAAGTGCTTTACACTCTGACCTGCTTTTCTTCTCCTGAGCATGAGGCCAACGAGAGCAGCAAGGAAGATGGAAGTAGCAATGAAGGCTCCCACAAGCCCATTAGATGTTTTTTGCTCTGTTGGAGAAAGAGGGGGAGTCAGTGATGTGAAGCTCATCTGAGTCTGTTTCAGAGAGCTAAAATTCTTCACACAGATCACacacagggcagggctgggatcctaCTGGAGGAGAGATGTGCAAGGTTTCTGGGGAAAGATTAGGATCTCATTAGAACAGTGCCACAGGGAGCAGGGACTAAGCTGAGTTcctggtggggaaggaagggggtgggggcaaagaaGGTCCTGGTTCCCTTGGAGACAACAGTGTATAGGGGTCCTTGGGGCATGGTTGGGTTCCCAATAAGGAGTCCGTGTGCTGCCTTTTTGCTCCCTTGAAACCACTGCCCCCTTAACAGTGTAAGGTGCTGCATGATGCAGAGAACATGCTTTACAAAGAGCTGTAGAGGGTgcaatgagagctgaggaagtgcgACTGCCAGGAGAAGCCAGGAGAGGAAAGAACGGATGGGGAATGAGGGCAGGCAGTGGAAATGGGAGGGTGCTCCAAATGGGATGGGGCTTCACTACCCCAGAATTGAGAGGTGAGGGAAAAGCTGGAGCTAGGAGATCAGAGGGTTGAAGCAAAAGCTGAGAGGCAGGGGCAATAAGGAGAACTCGCCCTCCTTTCCCCGTTTACCTGGTGTCCTGAGCTGGGCACTAGCTGTAATTGGCTCTTCAAGGGCCAGATGCGAGACATGGCAGCTGTAGGTGACAGGTCCCAGCTCTATGGCTGTGTTGATACTCAGGTATGAATTGATGCCGTAGGTGCCATCCTGGGCTTGCCTATGGCTGGAGAAGTATGTGCTTGAGCCTGAGATAGGGATCTTGTCCTTGTCGTCAGGGGCCTCCCGTGTCCACTTCACCGACACATCCAGGGGGTAATAGCCAGAGATCTCACAGGTCAGGGTagtgcctccatccccctcacgTGACACCAACTCTGGGAACAAACGGACTCtcgggggctctggaggggggcaaacaggaaattaaatccAGCTGGTGATAAACTGTGTTTGAGGGAATGGAGTAGTACAGAGGAGTCCCTCATCCccactgggtggggctggggaaataaggaggggagcagagagataCGGGGAATGGTCAGGTTCCAGTGAATGGGGCCTGtctcccctttgccccctgacTAGGTATCCTTAAAGCATCATTGCCTCACCAACCAACTGCAGCTGGATGATGTTCTGGgcctggtgctggggggtggaCACTAAACAGATGTATGTCccttcatcccccacccccactccatgcaGGCTAAGTGATGCATCTCcagtctccagcagctgcaccacATCCACGTGGGCCGTTGACTGTTCTGCTTGTGCCACGTCCCCCGCCTGGTAGTGGAAAACTCTACGCCCGCTGCCTCGGTGCTGCAGCCTCCACTCCAGCGAGGCCAGCGGAGAGCTGGAAGCCAAGGCAAAGCTGCAGTCCAGGGTGACGGAGGTGCCAAGTCGGGTATGCAAAGTAGGGGTGCGAGATGACAACTGGAATTCAACTAGGAacaaggagaaggagaaagacaaaTAGACTGAGAGAGTGTTAAATATATGTGGTTATGGAAGACTCCCCCTGGCAGGTCATCAGGGACTGGGTCACAGCTCCACCCACCTGGAGGAAGCATGCTGTGGACTGACTGGCCATGCTGGGTTGAAGGGTTGGACATGTGTCTCCCCACAAGAAGATCCCATCCTGCAGGCTGCAGAGCTATTAGCAGGATACGGGGAGTAAGTGCATATTGCTCTCCTTGCTACACCGAACTCCTGGAGAGCAGACATAGCACTTGCCAAGGGTCACAGTGGTGTGGCAAataatgaacataagaatggccatactgggtcagaccaaaggtctatctaacccagtatcctgtcttctgacagtggccaatgccaggtgccccagaggcaatgaacagaacaggtaatcatcaagtgatccatcccctgtcgcccattcccagcttctggcaaacagaggctagagacaccatccctgcccatcctggctaatagccattgatgaacctatcctccatgaacttatctagcccTTTttcaaaccctgttatagtcttataGTGACAGTGGTGGGGAGAACAGCGGGGCCAGAACTGGGGAGTCAAAGGGCACAGAAGTGCAAGGGCAGAGTGATCAAGGGGTCACATTGGTGGCCCAACGGTTACATCCCACAGATAGCAGGAGGGCCCCGTACATTTGAGCTTCCCTCAAGAAGGGAAGGATTATCTATGCTGACTCACAGCATGTGCAGTCCTTTTCTCTAGTTCCCTTAAGTCCCAGACTACAGAGTGGGGTGGTATTCCTGGGGTCTCTAGTTCCCCTAGCACTCCTTAATGTGGAGTCTTCAGCCCTGGAGTGTCTGGCTCCCCTAGTGCTCCCTGGTGCAATAGGTGCATTCCAGCACTCAAGTCTTTTCCCCTCATTCGCCACTTTCTTTACCTGTGGTCAGCACTGTGCCCTCCTTGCTTATAGGGACCTTCAGCCTTGGGTGCAGTACAGCCATTCTCTCATCTTCTTCCCTGACACTGCTGACCTTCAGCACCAGGGCTATGCTGATCCCACTGGACAACTTCAGGGTCCCCATGAACCAGGAGGCCTGGCTGGGCCCCTCATCTGCCAGGTGTAAGCTGTATGGAGAGATCTCACAGGTCACTTTCTCCCCAGCACAATCTGCATGCAGCAGGGATTCCGCATATGGGATGGGTACCAAAGTTTCTGTAATGAGAAAGAGAAGACATGTAGTTTGATGAATGGAACAGGAAAAACAGGATCAAGTTTCAGTAGGGACCTAATCTGGTGAGACACCAAGGGCTGTGTCTACACCTGGTGTAAAATGGGGTCAGGCTGCTGCTATGCAAACACAAGAGCCTTAGCATGTAACATTGGTCTCCCAGCTTGTTTAAAGAAGTTCTTGTGGTGAATGAGGAAGtcatatgtattatttttatgaatatcaTATATTCCTCAGTTTACCTGTTTGCTTTAACTTTACAGCCAGACTGGATAAGCTCAAAGGCTGTTGGGGAAAAACAACAGGGAACAAAACAATAACAGACAGACGATACCTTAAGGGAACAATAGGGAGAGCTATAAATTGGGAAATACCTACCTGCCTACATACCAACCATGCTAGCAAGGTTTATTCTTCCCAAGCCTAAACCTAGGAGCAAAGGGGATGCTGAAACATTAAAGGTCCCAGCCTAAAAAAGGAAGAGGTATTGAGGGTGCAGCAACAGCTAGAGATGAGTGTCTGTCAAAGAGAAAATCTACCTGCCAAATCCATTATTGTTACTGAAGCACATGCCAATCTTTCTTGTTGCCCTGCACTCTCTTCAGCTATACTCCCCATGACAAAATATGGGAGCACTTTAAATAATTTGTTAATACTGTATATCGGTCTGGCTCTGGTGAGGTGGTTTTTGTGAGAATGTCTTCGATTAAGGGCTTCCCAACAGGTAACCGTCTGGGATGGTCCAGGCAGAAAGGAGAAGATGGCTCAAGATGATCCTGTAACAGCTTTGCCAACTTTTTCTTATAGCCCCCGCTAAAATCAAACAATtgcatgagaatttcagctttgattaaaaaagtaagtttctaactGTCATGATTGAGGAGAAAAACTTTGTTTCAACTGCTAAGTAAAtattctttgagcagggggttggactagatgacctcctgaggtcccttccaacccttatattctatgattctatgattttgttttaaaatatttgattattttgttGGTCATTATCACTGGTCACAGGttcccatgggaaggaaacacAGGTGCCCCAAACCTAGCTGGACCTGCACGGTGATAAGCAGTTGTCACACATGGGGCAGTGGTCTCAGACCTGATCCAAGTATGGAAGAGTCACAAGATTCCATCCCAAAACAGACAAGGGCAAGAGGCCCAAGACCTGATTTAGGTTCTCTGAGAGAGACTAGAAAGAGGACTGAAGTGCAGCTAGTCCTGTAGCTGTGATACTCCCTTTCTTGCACCCTCTCCTCTCCTTGTATCCCTCCCTTATGTCCCTGGCAAGTTGCAGATCCAGGGTGAAGTGCACATTCTTCCACGAAGGAACTCTGTCCTCAGTTGAAGGCAGCAGGTTCTGCTGCTTGGTGTCTAGGTGGGACATGAGGGCAAGGAAATGTATAGTACAGAGCATGAGCATACCGAGATGTTTCACAGATAGTCCAAATGTATAACATGCAGCCGATTTGAAAGGTGCACAGTGAGGAAGGTGCTTGCAGAGTCCGGGGAACAGGGTACCTGTAATTCTGCTGCTGGGTTTGATGCATATTCATTACGATGATatgattacatttttaaattacatcATCACCCATGATTTTTCTCTGCATATATCATCAACTGGTTTGAACTCAGGACTTTCAGATCAACAACACAGACTTCTACCACTTGAtctcactgggtatgtctacactgcaagtagaCACCCcaagctggcctgtgccagctgactcaggatcATGGggatcaggctgcagggctatttaactgcagtgtagacgtctgggcttgggctggagcccaggctccaggaccctgcgaggtgggagggtcacagagtctgggctccagcccaagcccagaagcctacactgcaattaaacagccctgctgCTTGAGTCCCTGAGGcccagtcagctggcacgggccagccatgggtttttaattgcagtgtagacgaaCCCAAGGAAGTAGTAAGTGGAAGCAGAAGTATCCAGTCGAGCCTACGGACCAGGCACGAGAGGGTAGCGTGACATACTTTGCTAGCAGGTTACATAGCTGCTTGCTTGACAGCACAGAACTGTGGGTATCAGGATTCTCAGGCTCTCTCCTCCTACATTCTCTCTAACCAAACAGCACTTCTGCACTCTCATTGCAGACCATCCTCAAATCCCCACCACTTCTTTGCCACTCTCACGTCCATCCTTAAACTCTCCCTCTCCTGCCATTTCAACTTTTCCATTCAAAATCTTGCTGATTTTTTCGGCAAGATTAGAAAAGGccaccctttcctttccttttgctaTCTTCTCCTCCTTTTTCACTATCACTGAAGCCGGGATCTCTCACCTGTAGCTTTCCTCCACTAACCATTTCAGCAGCCCACATCCCATCCAAgtgtgtcatagaatcatggaagattagggttggaagagacctctggaggtcatctagtccaaccccctgctcaaagcaggaccaacccccactaaatcatctcagccagggctttgtcaagctgggcgttaaaaacctctaaggatggagattccaccacctccctaggtaacccattccagtgcttcaccaccctcctagtgaaatagtgtttcctgatatccaacctaaacctcccccactgcaacttgagaccattgcttcttgttctgtcatctgccaccactgagaacaacctagcttCATCCcttttggaaccctccttcaggtatttgaaggctgctatcaaatctcccctcactcttctcttctgcagactaaataaccccagttccctgagcctctcctcataagttatgtgtccCCCTTCATCatgttgttggggacactggggcatggccactaggtaactcgaggggatggaagaccacgagtgtcgatgaagctcccgcgcactaggcccaagtctccttggcccccccgcctggaggcactcgcagcagttatgctgaggatctgcaacaatatgttgcaaagtcagactgcctgaaactaaacaaggccaaacagggcagatatggaagaaaaatgctgaataaagcagctttatgtatagtttaacaaatgatacagagaacaagggaactagctgggaactggattggctggctatatggatacttagggcagcttgctatcggataagtatgctgggaaaaaaggatgtataaaagcctgtgtaacttcctgctctgtgtgcaggatttgagattcttttctccctgtacctttttgcagctgcaaataaacttttctgcttctccaccccgttgtgattattgggtgtagcacaccgggtagcgaaccaacccgagctgttgtttagcctctcggcactgggtgccggcaacaatgtTCTCCTTTGCCCCACTCTCCCCCTTCCTATCCTCCCTCATTCCCACCTTCTTCCTTACCTT is a genomic window of Natator depressus isolate rNatDep1 chromosome 1, rNatDep2.hap1, whole genome shotgun sequence containing:
- the LOC141974946 gene encoding tapasin-related protein-like isoform X1, whose translation is MNLGLILICGVLALKAAELAPGSQLHSVDVVLDCHYIEEAVGGFPGAFAGSFSSDPATLVLRGVSIADDGSLDSVTNYEAPGTNTDSASPIIFEVSETLVPIPYAESLLHADCAGEKVTCEISPYSLHLADEGPSQASWFMGTLKLSSGISIALVLKVSSVREEDERMAVLHPRLKVPISKEGTVLTTALQPAGWDLLVGRHMSNPSTQHGQSVHSMLPPVEFQLSSRTPTLHTRLGTSVTLDCSFALASSSPLASLEWRLQHRGSGRRVFHYQAGDVAQAEQSTAHVDVVQLLETGDASLSLHGVGVGDEGTYICLVSTPQHQAQNIIQLQLVEPPRVRLFPELVSREGDGGTTLTCEISGYYPLDVSVKWTREAPDDKDKIPISGSSTYFSSHRQAQDGTYGINSYLSINTAIELGPVTYSCHVSHLALEEPITASAQLRTPEQKTSNGLVGAFIATSIFLAALVGLMLRRRKAVDPKSEESLETSG
- the LOC141974946 gene encoding tapasin-related protein-like isoform X2; amino-acid sequence: MNLGLILICGVLALKAAELAPGSQLHSVDVVLDCHYIEEAVGGFPGAFAGSFSSDPATLVLRGVSIADDGSLDSVTNYEAPGTNTDSASPIIFEVSETLVPIPYAESLLHADCAGEKVTCEISPYSLHLADEGPSQASWFMGTLKLSSGISIALVLKVSSVREEDERMAVLHPRLKVPISKEGTVLTTVEFQLSSRTPTLHTRLGTSVTLDCSFALASSSPLASLEWRLQHRGSGRRVFHYQAGDVAQAEQSTAHVDVVQLLETGDASLSLHGVGVGDEGTYICLVSTPQHQAQNIIQLQLVEPPRVRLFPELVSREGDGGTTLTCEISGYYPLDVSVKWTREAPDDKDKIPISGSSTYFSSHRQAQDGTYGINSYLSINTAIELGPVTYSCHVSHLALEEPITASAQLRTPEQKTSNGLVGAFIATSIFLAALVGLMLRRRKAVDPKSEESLETSG